Genomic DNA from uncultured Vibrio sp.:
CTAATGGTTTGATAAATCGTAGTTTTAAAGCTGTTGTCATCGTTAACGGATTTTACTGGTAAAGGAACTACTACAACTATAATAAGCCTCAACAAGGAGACCTTATGTCCTACGAAAAATCAAACCGCGCCGTTGTTTACAAAGGGCCGGGCAAAGTTGCTGTCGAGTCAATTCCATACCCAGAACTCGCATTAGGCAATCGTAAGTGTGAGCACGGCGTAATCCTTAAAGTGCTGACTACCAACATTTGTGGCAGCGACCAACATATGGTCCGTGGACGTACTACCGCAGAAGAAGGTCTGGTACTCGGCCACGAAATCACAGGAATTATTCTAGAAAAAGGTCGCGACGTCGAATTTGTTGATGTTGGCGATATCGTATCCGTTCCATTTAATATTGCTTGTGGCCGTTGCCGTAACTGTAAATCTGGTATGACTGGTATCTGTCTCAACGTAAACCCTGCTCGTCCGGGTGCAGCATACGGTTACGTTGACATGGGCGGCTGGGTTGGTGGTCAATCTGAATACGTCATGATTCCATATGCAGACTTTAACTTGCTTAAGTTCCCAGACCCAGATCAGGCAAGAGAGAAAATTCAGGATTTAACACTACTGTCTGATATTTTCCCAACTGGTTTCCACGGCTGTGTCACCGCTGGCGTTGGCCCGGGTTCTACCGTTTATATTGCAGGTGCAGGTCCAGTGGGTCTGGCAGCAGCAGTATCAGCTCAACTACTTGGTGCAGCTTGTGTCATCGTTGGCGACATGATCCCAGATCGTCTAGAGCAAGCGCGTAGTTTTGGTTGCGAAACCATTGACCTACGCGAAGACGGCAGTATGGAAGACAAAATTGAAGCCATTCTTAACGAGCGTGAAGTTGATTGTTTTGTTGACTGTGTTGGTTTCGAAGCGCACGGATGTGGTTGTGGTGGCCACACTCAAGAAGCACCAGCAACAGTACTAAACTCAGCGATGCAAGTAACACGTGCCGGTGGTTCAATTGGTATTCCTGGTCTTTACGTT
This window encodes:
- the fdhA gene encoding formaldehyde dehydrogenase, glutathione-independent, with the translated sequence MSYEKSNRAVVYKGPGKVAVESIPYPELALGNRKCEHGVILKVLTTNICGSDQHMVRGRTTAEEGLVLGHEITGIILEKGRDVEFVDVGDIVSVPFNIACGRCRNCKSGMTGICLNVNPARPGAAYGYVDMGGWVGGQSEYVMIPYADFNLLKFPDPDQAREKIQDLTLLSDIFPTGFHGCVTAGVGPGSTVYIAGAGPVGLAAAVSAQLLGAACVIVGDMIPDRLEQARSFGCETIDLREDGSMEDKIEAILNEREVDCFVDCVGFEAHGCGCGGHTQEAPATVLNSAMQVTRAGGSIGIPGLYVTDDPGAKDEAAKEGALSMRFGLGWAKSHSFHTGQCPVMKYHRGLMQSILFDKVKIADAVNVQMISLDQAPQGYADFDGGAAKKFVIDPHGEFSS